A stretch of the Carassius carassius chromosome 6, fCarCar2.1, whole genome shotgun sequence genome encodes the following:
- the LOC132142536 gene encoding ubiquitin carboxyl-terminal hydrolase 38-like: MDKILEALVSSSHPLAVKRAIVKKVMEAAEKEATEEQCQALYHLTTRLILLGEDAFQRQVGLQVQEAYARYHRDEFARFFTKEYVLGLLQQGYGSLDRRDPAILDFLHSSLRLLISCPAVLELAPLLQTEVLRIICERPEPATCAKLATILTDFPQCVPREKAGVLFCQQLVRTFAYFHCPATEEQELREYVTQVTRVSVLLQGIWKAEPAMLLPSLQEVFAIISSTDPSFEPSIALASLVQHIPLQMITVLIRSLTTDQNVKDASMTQALCRMIDWLSWPLANHVDTWVIALLKGLAAVQKFTILIDVTLLKIEQVFNRLWYPIVRQAALVVLSHMLLSFQHSPEAFHLVVTHIVPLVKSLKNDGLPNSKTFLLQFAELVHCMMYQYSGFPDLYDSILESIKELPKPNEEKIKFVLNQSAWTSQSNSFASGLLKITGKSETGKTGLVNLGNTCYMNSIIQILFMATDFRRHVMSLHLNGSNTLMKKLQLLFAFLAHTQRAAYSPRSFLEVARPPWFTAGSQQDCSEYLRFLLDRLHEEEKTISALQVTSPKPEPATTSVETLQAAAGQPVTDMPSHPDPVAAKGDGRTLVERMFGGRLSTAIRCLQCHSLSEKEEPFTDLSLAFCPTMSKCHGPADEHKSSSSVRPCQGAVNGGSESSEGSVKEGAGAGMERPVVEPTLSVPDLVDYFLAPEILENENCYFCERCASLQRAKKVMQVVMAPEYLILTLLRFSYDATCHVRRKILDNVGIPLHMSLPLHQHGISASSSSSSDSPESGENLAKKLKPSQKEDGMTENRRNSETDDSNSEMLSVPYVLSSVVVHSGMSSESGHYYSYGRNASSTDGCVAHPCPKTLENSSLAEISPATQEEMGCADHKPMDWFLFNDSRVSFTNFDSLQNVTSRFPKDTAYVLVYRKQEVSGQPGSPGPVVNGSRLSGEPPLQKELMDAITKDNKLFLQEQELNARARALQATSASCSFRPNGSDDNEPPGSCGPSGGGGGGGFNTISRLVF; the protein is encoded by the exons ATGGATAAGATTTTGGAAGCGCTGGTCAGCTCCTCCCATCCTCTGGCTGTCAAACGGGCTATTGTGAAAAAAGTGATGGAGGCTGCAGAAAAGGAAGCGACGGAGGAGCAGTGCCAGGCCTTGTACCATCTCACCACCCGCCTTATTCTCCTGGGTGAGGATGCTTTTCAGCGGCAGGTTGGCCTCCAAGTGCAAGAAGCGTACGCGCGTTACCATCGCGATGAGTTTGCCCGCTTCTTCACCAAGGAATACGTGCTTGGTCTCCTACAGCAGGGCTATGGCTCTTTGGACCGCAGAGACCCTGCCATCTTGGACTTTCTACACAGTTCCCTCCGACTGCTCATCAGCTGCCCGGCTGTGTTGGAGTTGGCACCGCTGCTACAGACGGAGGTCCTACGCATCATCTGTGAACGGCCAGAACCAGCAACTTGTGCCAAGCTGGCCACCATACTGACGGACTTCCCTCAGTGCGTTCCTCGAGAGAAGGCTGGAGTTCTGTTCTGTCAGCAGCTTGTGCGCACCTTTGCGTATTTCCACTGTCCTGCCACTGAAGAGCAGGAGTTGCGGGAGTATGTGACCCAGGTGACCAGGGTGAGTGTGCTGCTGCAGGGCATCTGGAAGGCCGAGCCGGCCATGCTGCTACCGTCACTGCAGGAGGTGTTTGCTATCATCTCATCCACAG aCCCTTCATTTGAGCCCTCCATTGCTCTAGCAAGCCTGGTCCAGCACATCCCTCTGCAAATGATCACAGTCCTCATCAGAAGCCTCACCACTGACCAGAATGTTAAAGATGCCAGTATGACACAAGCACTCTGCAg GATGATTGACTGGTTATCCTGGCCTCTAGCCAATCACGTGGACACGTGGGTCATTGCTTTATTAAAGGGACTTgctgctgttcaaaagttcacCATCCTCATAGATGTCACACTGCTCAAAATTGAACAG GTCTTTAATCGTCTTTGGTATCCTATTGTGAGACAGGCAGCGCTGGTGGTTCTTTCACACATGCTGCTTAGTTTCCAGCACTCTCCTGAAGCCTTCCACTTA GTGGTTACTCATATAGTCCCACTTGTAAAGTCATTGAAGAACGATGGCCTTCCCAACAGCAAAACCTTCCTGCTGCAGTTCGCAGAACTTGTCCACTGCATGATGTACCAGTATTCCGGCTTCCCAGACCTCTATGACAGCATTCTTGAGTCCATTAAA GAACTACCTAAACCTAATGAAGAGAAGATCAAATTTGTTCTAAACCAAAGTGCCTGGACCTCTCAGTCAAATTCATTTGCCTCAGGCCTGCTTAAGATCACGGGAAAATCAGAAACGGGGAAGACGGGGCTTGTGAATCTGGGCAACACGTGCTACATGAACAGCATCATCCAGATTTTATTTATGGCTACAGA TTTCAGACGGCATGTTATGTCTCTTCATTTGAATGGCAGCAACACCCTCATGAAGAAGCTCCAGCTTCTATTTGCCTTCTTGGCCCACACACAG AGAGCAGCATATTCTCCAAGGAGTTTTTTGGAGGTTGCTCGGCCACCATGGTTTACAGCTGGATCCCAGCAAGACTGCTCAGAGTATCTGCgctttctgctggacag GTTGCATGAAGAAGAGAAGACTATTTCAGCACTTCAGGTGACCAGCCCAAAACCTGAACCTGCAACCACTTCTGTGGAAACTCTTCAAGCTGCTGCAGGGCAGCCAGTCACTGATATGCCATCACATCCAGATCCTGTGGCAGCCAAGGGAGATGGTCGCACTCTAGTGGAGCGTATGTTTGGTGGTAGACTCTCGACAGCCATCCGCTGCCTGCAGTGCCACAGCCTGTCAGAAAAAGAGGAGCCATTTACAGACCTCTCTCTTGCCTTCTGCCCTACAATGTCCAAGTGCCACGGTCCCGCTGATGAGCACAAAAGCTCCTCCTCTGTGAGACCCTGCCAGGGGGCGGTGAATGGAGGCAGTGAATCCTCAGAGGGCTCAGTAAAAGAAGGTGCAGGAGCTGGGATGGAGAGGCCAGTGGTGGAGCCCACACTGTCTGTACCAGATTTAGTTGACTACTTCCTGGCTCCAGAAATCCTAGAGAATGAGAACTGCTACTTTTGTGAACGCTGCGCCTCTCTGCAGAGGGCCAAGAAGGTTATGCAAGTGGTGATGGCACCTGAGTACCTCATTCTGACTCTGCTGCGCTTCTCGTACGATGCCACCTGCCACGTCCGTCGCAAGATCCTGGACAATGTAGGCATTCCGCTACACATGAGCCTGCCTTTACACCAACACGGTATCTCGGCTTCATCATCTTCCTCATCCGACTCCCCCGAGAGTGGTGAGAATCTAGCTAAGAAGCTCAAGCCTTCTCAAAAGGAGGATGGGATGACGGAAAACAGAAGAAATAGCGAGACAGACGACAGCAATTCGGAGATGCTGTCAGTACCGTATGTTTTGAGTTCTGTTGTAGTGCATTCTGGGATGTCCTCCGAGAGCGGTCACTACTACTCTTATGGAAGGAATGCGAGTAGCACTGATGGTTGTGTAGCTCACCCATGTCCTAAGACCCTGGAAAACTCCAGCCTTGCAGAGATCTCGCCAGCCACACAGGAGGAAATGGGATGCGCTGACCACAAGCCCATGGACTGGTTCTTGTTTAATGACAGCCGAGTGTCTTTTACAAACTTTGATTCATTGCAGAATGTCACCAGTCGCTTCCCTAAGGACACAGCCTATGTCCTGGTCTATAGGAAACAAGAGGTCAGTGGACAACCAGGTAGTCCAGGGCCAGTTGTAAATGGTTCAAGACTGAGTGGAGAGCCTCCCCTGCAGAAAGAGCTGATGGATGCCATTACCAAAGACAACAAACTCTTCCTACAG GAGCAGGAGCTGAATGCCAGAGCTCGGGCTCTTCAAGCAACCTCTGCTTCTTGCTCGTTCCGACCCAATGGTTCTGATGACAACGAGCCCCCTGGCAGCTGTGGACCCTCAGGTGGGGGTGGAGGAGGGGGCTTCAATACCATCAGTAGACTCGTCTTCTAA